A window of Enoplosus armatus isolate fEnoArm2 chromosome 3, fEnoArm2.hap1, whole genome shotgun sequence contains these coding sequences:
- the LOC139283501 gene encoding ciliary microtubule inner protein 1-like, producing the protein MADSQRTSGPINFVHQDEIWKAHVKVEKDSAKVWPKKWGFLTEVYKEYKRESENLKEAVRVELPHDRAARPPTPPEKYIHVGPSPPLPQTTQALIGWRSGHAYLQLEKYDMVNHGRRSFLKELGWPPDACS; encoded by the exons ATGGCGGATTCTCAGCGGACATCTGGACCCATCAACTTTGTGCATCAAGATGAAATCTG gaAAGCACATGTAAAAGTTGAGAAGGATTCGGCTAAAGTCTGGCCCAAGAAGTGGGGCTTCCTGACCGAGGTCTACAAggag TATAAACGGGAGAGTGAGAATCTGAAGGAGGCAGTCAGAGTGGAGCTTCCCCATGACCGGGCAGCACGACCTCCGACCCCTCCAGAGAAATACATCCAC GTTGGcccctctcctccacttcctcagACAACTCAGGCCCTGATTGGTTGGCGTTCAGGTCACGCATATCTGCAGCTGGAGAAGTATGACATGGTGAATCATGGGAGGCGTAGTTTTCTGAAGGAGCTGGGCTGGCCTCCCGACGCTTGCAGCTGA